A region from the Spirochaetota bacterium genome encodes:
- a CDS encoding response regulator produces MSGKEHTDYKPDDILSPIDAAKLLGIARTTINYWIRKYGLKVSRSPGGRYKIRFSDLENFLTLHGVGSRKRIKRHEGKYVVAVVDATKASCEQYRKQLARDFQISVVKRVTDPIDELIEMRPAMIIFDPMMGGVDGFSVLRRMRAAPSLASTLVMIITNRTNEDDVVRGFDLGANDYVKKPQGEKELKARLRNLLRFIIDLR; encoded by the coding sequence ATGAGCGGTAAAGAGCACACGGATTACAAGCCTGACGATATTCTGTCGCCGATCGATGCTGCAAAGCTTCTCGGCATCGCGCGTACGACGATAAATTACTGGATACGCAAGTACGGCCTTAAGGTATCGCGCTCGCCGGGCGGGAGATACAAGATACGCTTCAGCGATCTTGAGAATTTCCTGACGCTCCACGGTGTCGGCAGCCGCAAGCGCATCAAGCGTCATGAAGGGAAATATGTCGTCGCCGTCGTCGATGCGACAAAAGCGAGCTGCGAACAGTACCGAAAGCAGCTCGCGCGCGATTTTCAGATATCCGTAGTAAAGCGGGTGACCGATCCCATTGATGAGCTTATCGAGATGCGCCCGGCGATGATAATCTTCGACCCGATGATGGGCGGCGTGGACGGCTTTTCCGTGCTCCGCCGCATGCGCGCGGCGCCCTCGCTCGCATCCACCCTCGTCATGATAATCACCAACCGAACGAACGAGGACGATGTCGTGCGCGGCTTCGACCTCGGGGCGAACGACTATGTGAAGAAACCGCAGGGCGAGAAGGAATTGAAGGCGCGGCTGCGCAATCTCCTTCGCTTCATCATCGATCTTCGATGA
- a CDS encoding FecR family protein, with protein sequence MKRLALLSALCALTMSFFACNRTADAGAANDAPAVAVADTSATGTVNEIVGKAYLVKEGVTAPAAIGDIVAKGTTIRTAAGAKLTFKVESVGVFNIKESSEVLVDGLIGAPDKNVRLKVTKGKLLVGIRKLVKDESAIIETPSSIAAVRGTSFVVDSSSQDTKISVLTGMVNVKSDKGNVDVNELKEVTATADGKIELVAITKESLSDVKEIVTMKDLGSIRDVGALKDNLKKLSLMLEAKDDGAVGKADVRIDAADIKAREAMQKGDMEATTEVDAKTRKKFDESKELMIKDKKEY encoded by the coding sequence ATGAAACGCTTGGCACTTTTAAGCGCCCTTTGTGCGCTCACCATGTCTTTTTTTGCGTGTAATCGTACGGCCGATGCCGGAGCAGCGAACGATGCGCCTGCGGTAGCCGTTGCGGACACCTCGGCTACCGGCACCGTGAACGAGATAGTCGGTAAAGCCTATCTCGTGAAAGAGGGTGTCACAGCCCCCGCGGCTATCGGCGATATCGTGGCAAAAGGCACGACGATACGCACCGCGGCCGGTGCAAAGCTCACGTTCAAAGTAGAATCGGTGGGTGTGTTCAATATCAAGGAATCGAGTGAGGTCCTCGTCGACGGGCTCATCGGCGCCCCGGACAAGAACGTGCGCCTGAAGGTCACCAAGGGCAAGCTCCTCGTCGGCATACGGAAACTCGTCAAGGATGAATCGGCGATAATAGAAACGCCGTCCTCCATCGCCGCCGTACGCGGGACATCGTTCGTCGTCGATTCATCCTCTCAAGACACGAAGATAAGCGTTCTGACCGGCATGGTGAACGTAAAAAGCGACAAGGGCAACGTGGACGTCAACGAGCTTAAGGAAGTGACCGCCACCGCTGACGGCAAGATAGAGCTTGTGGCCATCACCAAGGAATCGCTTTCGGACGTGAAAGAGATAGTCACCATGAAAGATCTCGGCAGCATCCGGGACGTCGGGGCGCTTAAGGACAATCTCAAGAAACTGTCGCTCATGCTCGAAGCGAAGGATGACGGCGCGGTCGGCAAGGCCGATGTCCGTATCGACGCGGCGGATATCAAAGCGCGCGAAGCGATGCAGAAGGGCGACATGGAAGCGACAACCGAGGTCGATGCCAAGACACGGAAGAAATTCGACGAAAGCAAAGAGCTCATGATCAAGGACAAAAAAGAATACTAG
- the pbpC gene encoding penicillin-binding protein 1C, with the protein MILGIGVILFILLVFCFLKINSYLNTPVDRSLLANGFGNAFTVYDRHGMHIKTFLPSEGGVHIPVPYEGLSPHLINAVVAVEDKRFFSHHGVDIISLFRAATQNIIGRRVVSGGSTITQQLVRRVHRVPKNLFGKAEEIFLALRYERSFSKKEIFIAYMNGVFFGDNTYGPEAAARRFFGTDARTLTPSEAAFLAGIVKSGMKFDPYRRFSRADERRRYVLVRMRAEKLLSERDHRMAIAEGIAVKERSTAFPAPHFALYIRDSMRTRFPDALSATSTLDLSVQGNMETVLRNGLKRVASRNAANAALIVLDAKTAQVRAMVGSLDYLDEENAGMINGARSLRQPGSALKPFLYAYVLDKGNSPADIIADVPTSIPVAGGQYSPENFDRKFHGPVSIRDSLASSLNVPAVKWLARYSVEEYRQLLIRAGLTTIRRDGSYYGVSLALGTAEVRLADLAGAYTVFANEGYYIPPSYVSAVRSGGGTVHSVPAGNKRRVVSPEAAYMIVNILTDRNARLRAFPDPRGIIFPFDIAVKTGTSKNFRDAWAVGLTPDHIVAVWIGDFHGSAMEHVSGGGGALPILYDAFLSLNEKAVPSVFPMPESVERCSVCTMSGQTPTAACPQTREELILRGTERAPCRFHFPGSVLALPKEYDHWRAHVRSDAAASDPGE; encoded by the coding sequence GTGATCCTGGGGATAGGGGTTATTCTTTTCATCCTCCTTGTTTTCTGCTTTCTCAAAATAAATTCTTATCTCAACACTCCCGTCGACCGTTCGCTCCTTGCCAACGGCTTCGGCAATGCCTTCACCGTGTACGACAGGCACGGCATGCACATCAAGACATTCCTCCCTAGCGAGGGCGGCGTGCATATTCCCGTCCCGTACGAGGGATTATCCCCCCATCTCATCAACGCCGTCGTTGCGGTCGAGGATAAACGGTTCTTCTCTCATCATGGCGTCGATATCATCTCATTGTTCCGTGCAGCGACACAGAACATCATCGGCCGGCGTGTCGTTTCCGGCGGCTCCACGATAACGCAGCAGCTCGTACGACGCGTACACCGCGTGCCGAAGAATCTTTTTGGTAAAGCAGAGGAAATATTCCTTGCCCTGCGCTATGAGCGGTCGTTCTCGAAGAAGGAGATATTCATCGCTTACATGAACGGTGTTTTTTTCGGTGATAATACCTACGGCCCCGAGGCGGCCGCGCGCCGCTTCTTCGGTACGGACGCACGAACGCTCACGCCGTCGGAGGCGGCTTTTCTTGCCGGCATTGTGAAGTCGGGGATGAAATTCGATCCCTACCGCCGCTTCTCCCGCGCCGATGAACGCAGGCGATACGTACTTGTGCGCATGCGAGCGGAAAAACTCTTGAGCGAGCGAGATCATCGCATGGCCATTGCCGAAGGCATAGCGGTGAAAGAGCGTTCCACGGCGTTCCCCGCGCCCCATTTCGCATTGTATATCCGCGACAGCATGCGCACGCGATTTCCGGATGCTCTCTCCGCGACAAGTACGCTCGATCTTTCTGTGCAGGGCAACATGGAGACCGTGCTCCGCAACGGGTTGAAGCGGGTTGCATCGCGCAATGCGGCGAACGCGGCGCTCATCGTGCTCGATGCGAAAACCGCACAGGTGCGCGCCATGGTAGGCTCACTCGATTACCTCGACGAGGAGAACGCCGGGATGATAAACGGGGCGCGTTCGCTTCGGCAGCCCGGCTCGGCGCTCAAGCCGTTCCTGTACGCCTATGTTCTTGACAAGGGCAATTCCCCCGCCGATATCATCGCTGATGTTCCCACATCGATACCGGTGGCCGGGGGGCAGTATAGCCCCGAGAATTTCGACAGGAAATTCCACGGTCCCGTATCGATACGCGACTCGCTCGCGTCCTCGCTCAATGTGCCTGCGGTCAAATGGCTTGCCCGGTACAGCGTGGAGGAATACCGGCAGCTCCTTATCCGCGCGGGGCTGACGACGATACGCCGCGATGGTTCATACTACGGCGTATCGCTCGCGCTCGGTACCGCCGAGGTGCGTCTTGCCGATCTTGCCGGCGCGTATACGGTATTTGCGAACGAAGGATATTACATCCCTCCATCATATGTATCAGCAGTGCGTTCGGGCGGCGGAACCGTACACTCGGTGCCGGCCGGGAATAAGCGTCGGGTCGTGTCACCGGAAGCGGCATATATGATCGTGAACATACTTACCGACCGCAATGCGCGTCTTCGCGCGTTCCCCGATCCCCGCGGCATCATCTTTCCGTTCGACATCGCTGTCAAGACCGGGACGTCGAAGAATTTCCGCGATGCGTGGGCGGTGGGCCTGACACCCGACCATATTGTTGCCGTCTGGATAGGCGATTTTCACGGCAGTGCCATGGAGCATGTAAGCGGCGGCGGCGGGGCGCTCCCGATACTCTACGATGCATTCCTTTCGTTGAACGAGAAAGCTGTGCCCTCGGTATTCCCGATGCCGGAGTCTGTAGAGAGATGTTCGGTATGCACCATGAGCGGGCAGACACCAACTGCCGCATGCCCGCAGACGCGGGAGGAACTCATACTCCGCGGAACAGAGCGTGCCCCCTGCCGTTTTCATTTCCCCGGCAGCGTGCTTGCGTTGCCGAAAGAGTACGATCATTGGAGAGCGCATGTCCGTTCTGACGCAGCCGCATCGGACCCCGGGGAATAG
- the flgG gene encoding flagellar basal-body rod protein FlgG, translating to MLRSLWTAATGMNGMQFKVDTIANNLANVNTTGFKKSRADFEDLLYQTLKIAGTPATEDTVVPTGIQVGLGVKTAATQKMFHQGSLQATGNKLDLAIEGEGFLRVQLPDGTVAYTRDGSFKIDSNGQLVNSNGYKLSPDIVMPEGFEFDKITISQEGTVEVTVAGSDEILDVGNINLYRFVNPAGLTALGGNLYKESVGSGEAIEGQAGTEGQGKVHQGFLEMSNVKVVDEMVDMIVAQRAYEMNSKSILTSDNLLNTVVNLKR from the coding sequence ATGCTGCGATCATTATGGACGGCCGCGACAGGCATGAACGGCATGCAGTTCAAGGTCGACACTATCGCCAATAACCTTGCGAACGTGAACACGACCGGCTTCAAGAAATCGCGTGCCGATTTCGAGGACCTCCTCTATCAAACGCTGAAGATCGCGGGCACGCCAGCGACGGAAGACACGGTAGTACCTACCGGTATACAGGTCGGTCTCGGCGTAAAAACGGCCGCTACGCAGAAGATGTTCCATCAGGGCTCGCTCCAGGCAACCGGCAATAAGCTCGATCTCGCCATCGAGGGCGAGGGCTTTCTCCGCGTGCAATTACCCGACGGAACGGTCGCGTACACCCGCGACGGCTCGTTCAAGATAGATTCGAACGGCCAGCTCGTCAATTCCAACGGATACAAGCTGTCCCCCGATATCGTCATGCCCGAGGGATTCGAATTCGATAAGATCACGATATCGCAGGAAGGCACGGTGGAAGTGACCGTCGCCGGGAGCGATGAGATACTTGACGTCGGGAACATCAATCTGTACCGCTTCGTCAATCCGGCAGGGCTGACCGCGCTCGGCGGCAATCTCTACAAAGAGAGCGTGGGCTCCGGTGAGGCGATAGAGGGCCAGGCGGGCACTGAAGGCCAGGGCAAGGTGCATCAGGGCTTTCTGGAAATGTCCAACGTCAAGGTCGTCGACGAAATGGTCGATATGATCGTGGCTCAGCGCGCCTATGAGATGAATTCAAAATCGATATTGACGAGCGATAATCTGCTCAATACCGTCGTCAATCTCAAACGCTAG
- a CDS encoding CPBP family glutamic-type intramembrane protease has translation MLSVLKRLPSSITTLPAADAYPLLALITISAVLGILIVGRMSRFFIVRPVRDARIIIPLVLISFIFPAMFEELLFRALIMPAAGEASSHRWAWALLSTAVFVVYHPLNGRFLFRPGRTVFTDARFLTLSALLGAACSVLYLVSGSIWPSILVHWLFVSAWLLILGGYDRMYRGRQWNAPALDG, from the coding sequence ATGCTTTCAGTACTCAAGCGATTGCCCTCCTCGATCACTACGCTTCCGGCAGCGGACGCATATCCTCTCCTGGCATTGATCACGATATCGGCCGTTCTGGGAATACTCATCGTCGGGCGGATGTCCCGTTTTTTCATCGTACGCCCCGTACGCGATGCCCGCATCATCATTCCGCTCGTTCTCATATCATTCATCTTTCCCGCAATGTTCGAAGAACTGCTGTTCCGCGCGCTCATCATGCCTGCCGCCGGGGAGGCATCATCCCATCGATGGGCATGGGCGCTTCTCAGTACCGCGGTCTTCGTCGTCTATCATCCGTTGAACGGCCGTTTTCTTTTCCGGCCCGGACGCACCGTGTTCACGGACGCGCGCTTTCTCACGCTCTCAGCATTGCTCGGCGCCGCTTGTTCCGTGCTCTACCTCGTGAGCGGATCGATATGGCCGTCCATCCTTGTGCACTGGCTCTTCGTCTCCGCATGGCTTCTCATCCTCGGCGGCTATGACCGGATGTACCGGGGTCGACAATGGAATGCTCCGGCTCTTGACGGTTGA
- a CDS encoding trypsin-like peptidase domain-containing protein — translation MKVNGFMIGIVFLGSVVTGQENIFNGGDAAMQKVRSAVVQIYTKGKHKVTTFHGWKEIGSGSGTGFFISKSGEIATAYHVVKGAARIFVTTAKKKEYEATVVGVDALTDVALLKVNIPADLEVLTFGDSDALKQGMKIIAVGNPAGLDMTFTSGIVSAVKRADIGLWPIESFVQVDAAINPGNSGGPLLDQNGSVVGINDAGIVSRPGLNFAIPSKLAGSVIDILRQGSKPNHPFLGVTVLALDQKTKDAYGIDSPVTEGALVMGVASGSGAVSGIRFRDIITHVAGKAVIEPQDLRAILADKTAGDTVAVELIRGGERSSISVTAGTHPGIPLFDPATFCRVYLGFDIAKTNLNGIDRFVVGRIYRSENAQSGSSIKTDAVIWKVAPGSPSGIFEDVIDEEQLAYAFSESIFENDRIVSLEFIFKRAPDDAGGVRVRVSGPTVRNSF, via the coding sequence ATGAAAGTGAACGGGTTCATGATCGGCATCGTATTCCTCGGTAGCGTTGTCACCGGCCAGGAAAACATTTTTAACGGCGGTGATGCCGCGATGCAGAAAGTGCGCAGCGCCGTTGTTCAGATCTACACAAAGGGAAAACACAAGGTCACTACGTTCCACGGCTGGAAGGAGATCGGTTCGGGTTCGGGGACGGGGTTCTTCATCAGTAAAAGCGGCGAGATAGCGACCGCATACCATGTCGTGAAGGGCGCCGCACGTATTTTCGTGACAACGGCAAAGAAGAAGGAGTATGAAGCGACCGTCGTCGGCGTCGATGCGTTGACCGATGTCGCGCTGCTTAAAGTGAATATCCCCGCCGATCTCGAAGTGCTCACGTTCGGGGACTCGGATGCGCTCAAGCAGGGCATGAAGATCATTGCCGTGGGGAACCCCGCGGGGCTTGACATGACCTTCACCTCGGGCATTGTAAGCGCCGTCAAACGGGCGGATATCGGATTATGGCCGATCGAATCGTTCGTCCAAGTCGATGCGGCGATAAATCCGGGGAATTCCGGGGGGCCGCTTCTCGACCAGAACGGATCGGTGGTCGGCATCAATGACGCGGGTATAGTGAGCCGCCCTGGTCTTAATTTCGCCATACCCTCGAAGCTCGCCGGCAGCGTCATCGATATCCTTCGCCAGGGATCGAAACCGAATCACCCGTTCCTCGGGGTCACCGTTCTCGCGCTCGATCAGAAAACGAAGGACGCGTATGGTATCGACTCTCCCGTTACTGAAGGTGCACTCGTAATGGGTGTGGCATCGGGGTCGGGGGCTGTGTCCGGAATTCGCTTTCGCGACATCATCACCCATGTAGCGGGAAAAGCCGTGATCGAGCCTCAGGACCTGCGCGCCATTTTGGCCGATAAAACGGCCGGCGATACGGTCGCTGTAGAACTTATCCGCGGCGGCGAGCGAAGCAGCATATCCGTAACGGCGGGAACGCATCCGGGCATCCCCCTGTTCGATCCAGCGACATTCTGCCGTGTGTATCTGGGATTCGATATTGCAAAAACAAATCTGAACGGGATCGACCGATTCGTCGTCGGCAGGATATATCGCTCCGAAAACGCACAGTCGGGCTCCAGTATAAAGACCGATGCGGTCATCTGGAAGGTCGCGCCGGGGTCGCCCTCGGGTATTTTCGAGGATGTTATCGATGAAGAACAACTTGCCTATGCGTTCTCCGAGTCGATTTTTGAGAACGACAGGATTGTATCGCTCGAATTCATCTTTAAGCGGGCACCGGACGACGCCGGCGGCGTCCGTGTGCGCGTTTCTGGGCCGACTGTCCGCAATTCGTTCTAG
- a CDS encoding CsgG/HfaB family protein, which yields MRKAILLGIMFAALGLAQDGMPSDKIIWLDNGDVARGPVKDVDADTIKMKTDFGVLTIPKKRIKRMIDLVQPKQDEVAPVRKTGRTITTEAQLVQNLLRFIPGSLAGIDKTGIRSVAIQKVNVSGAFDINDKAFEAQFMQMLSRYGRFVVLERQALDILLKEQQLSLTGAGGEEKIGKLIGVDALITIDIEVQSEGLITASVKMTHVERAVVIWEDEFKGELYGTFKLGFRGGYGLPNDVICQPYIWGGGTTVTFPAPTGHFFELGFTLGQMLSEPLGAFELSMIFTVGIDLFRPSTVPVVITNNGVLKRFTPQPAMESLVFPLVLKVHLSEFFNSSYDIVRLYVGGGLYVGSWPYKSESSATNLINWQPMQGVDNGILMFGGAAMALVGGIEVSPIRDISLFAEVIYLPFPISAGETADDRVFIQNMRMRAGIIYYLFK from the coding sequence ATGAGAAAGGCCATCCTCCTCGGCATCATGTTCGCTGCACTGGGCCTTGCTCAGGACGGAATGCCCTCCGATAAGATCATCTGGCTCGACAACGGCGATGTCGCGCGCGGTCCCGTAAAGGACGTGGATGCGGATACGATAAAGATGAAGACCGATTTCGGCGTCCTTACGATACCGAAAAAGCGCATCAAACGCATGATCGATCTCGTGCAGCCCAAGCAGGACGAGGTCGCCCCCGTCCGAAAGACCGGCAGGACGATAACGACCGAGGCGCAGCTCGTGCAGAATCTCCTGCGTTTCATCCCCGGTTCACTCGCCGGCATCGATAAGACCGGCATACGATCGGTCGCGATACAAAAAGTGAATGTCAGCGGCGCGTTCGACATCAATGATAAAGCGTTCGAAGCGCAGTTCATGCAGATGCTTTCCCGCTACGGGCGTTTCGTCGTCCTTGAGCGTCAGGCACTCGATATTCTCCTCAAGGAGCAGCAGCTCTCGCTCACCGGAGCCGGCGGCGAAGAGAAGATAGGCAAACTCATCGGTGTCGATGCGCTCATAACAATAGATATTGAAGTACAATCCGAAGGGCTTATCACCGCATCGGTAAAAATGACGCATGTCGAGCGCGCGGTTGTCATCTGGGAGGATGAATTCAAGGGCGAGCTCTACGGTACGTTCAAGCTCGGCTTCCGCGGCGGGTATGGGCTTCCCAACGATGTCATCTGCCAGCCCTATATCTGGGGCGGCGGCACTACGGTCACATTCCCCGCACCGACGGGGCATTTCTTCGAGCTCGGCTTCACACTCGGGCAGATGCTCTCAGAACCGCTCGGAGCATTTGAGCTCAGCATGATATTCACGGTCGGCATCGATCTTTTCCGTCCATCGACTGTACCGGTGGTTATTACGAACAACGGCGTGCTGAAGCGGTTCACCCCGCAGCCCGCCATGGAATCCCTGGTATTCCCGCTCGTGCTCAAGGTACATCTCTCCGAATTCTTCAATTCATCGTATGACATTGTCCGGTTGTACGTCGGCGGCGGGCTGTACGTCGGCAGCTGGCCTTACAAATCTGAATCGTCGGCGACGAACCTCATCAACTGGCAGCCGATGCAGGGTGTTGATAACGGCATACTCATGTTCGGCGGTGCGGCCATGGCCCTTGTCGGCGGTATTGAGGTATCCCCGATACGGGACATTTCTCTCTTTGCCGAGGTCATCTATCTTCCGTTCCCGATAAGCGCAGGCGAAACAGCCGACGACAGGGTGTTCATACAGAATATGCGTATGCGCGCCGGCATCATCTACTATCTCTTCAAATAA